The Monodelphis domestica isolate mMonDom1 chromosome 7, mMonDom1.pri, whole genome shotgun sequence genome window below encodes:
- the KCTD13 gene encoding BTB/POZ domain-containing adapter for CUL3-mediated RhoA degradation protein 1 yields MSAEATGTGSPAAPSPGGPEPPGPSLPPTSPTPGAAGGGAAYDLKPLSPSSKYVKLNVGGSLHYTTLQTLTKQDTMLKAMFSGRMEVLTDSEGWVLIDRSGRHFGTILNYLRDGSVPLPEGPRELGELLGEARYYLVQGLAEDCQLALQQKSESLSPLCLIPMVTSPREEQQLLASTSKPVVKLLHNRSNNKYSYTSTSDDNLLKNIELFDKLALRFHGRLLFLKDVLGDEICCWSFYGQGRKIAEVCCTSIVYATEKKQTKVEFPEARIFEETLNILIYETPRGPDPALLEATGGAAGGGGAGRGEDEDGREHRVRRIHVRRHITHDERPHGQQAVFKD; encoded by the exons ATGTCGGCCGAAGCCACGGGCACGGGATCCCCTGCCGCCCCCTCCCCTGGGGGTCCCGAGCCCCCAGGCCCGTCACTGCCGCCCACATCTCCTACCCCCGGGGCGGCGGGCGGGGGCGCCGCCTATGACCTCAAGCCGCTGAGCCCGAGTAGCAAGTATGTGAAGCTGAATGTGGGGGGCTCGCTCCACTATACCACGCTGCAGACCCTGACCAAGCAGGACACCATGCTTAAAGCTATGTTCAGTGGCCGCATGGAGGTGCTCACAGACTCCGAAG GTTGGGTGCTGATTGACAGGAGTGGACGTCATTTTGGGACAATTCTGAACTACCTTCGGGATGGGTCAGTGCCTCTGCCAGAGGGTCCTCGGGAACTGGGCGAGCTATTGGGTGAAGCTCGATACTACTTGGTGCAAGGGCTAGCTGAGGATTGCCAGTTGGCTCTACAG caAAAGAGTGAGAGCCTTTCTCCACTCTGCCTTATCCCCATGGTGACATCTCCACGGGAGGAGCAGCAGCTTCTGGCTAGCACCTCTAAG cCAGTGGTAAAGCTGCTGCACAATCGAAGTAACAACAAGTATTCTTACACCAG CACGTCGGATGACAACCTACTAAAGAACATTGAGCTCTTCGACAAGCTGGCATTGCGCTTCCATGGGCGGCTGCTCTTTCTCAAAGATGTACTGGGTGATGAGATCTGCTGCTGGTCTTTTTATGGACAGGGCCGAAAGATTGCTGAAGTCTGCTGTACCTCCATTGTCTATGCCACTGAGAAGAAGCAAACCAAG GTGGAATTCCCAGAGGCAAGGATCTTTGAAGAAACATTGAATATCCTGATCTATGAGACACCCCGGGGGCCTGACCCTGCTCTCCTAGAAGCCACAGGGGGTGCTGCTGGAGGAGGTGGGGCTGGGCGGGGAGAAGATGAAGATGGAAGAGAGCATCGAGTCCGACGGATCCATGTCAGAAGACACATTACTCATGATGAACGACCCCATGGCCAGCAGGCTGTCTTCAAGGACTGA
- the ASPHD1 gene encoding aspartate beta-hydroxylase domain-containing protein 1 produces MSPWPLPLACPALTLILGALTSLFLWYCYRLGSQDTLISGTGGTGRGGVGVGRGVESGCQGPGATREPGEGPGAEGLVSRRLRAYARRYSWAGMGRVRRAAQGSSSLSGGPGIQRPALLFLPDLPSAPFVPRDAQRHDVELLESSFPAILRDFGTVSWDFSGTSSPPRGWSPPLAPGCHQFLLYRAGRCQPNNCRRCPGAYRALRGLRSFVSANSFGNAGFSVLLPGARLEGRCGPTNARVRCHLGLKIPPGCELVVGGEPQCWSEGHCLLVDDSFLHTAAHNGSAEDGPRVVFIVDLWHPNVAGAERQALDFVFAPDP; encoded by the exons ATGTCCCCTTGGCCCCTACCCCTGGCCTGCCCAGCCCTCACTTTGATCCTTGGGGCCCTTACTTCCCTTTTCCTCTGGTACTGTTATCGACTGGGTTCCCAGGATACCCTAATCTCTGGGACTGGGGGTACTGGCAGAGGGGGTGTTGGAGTTGGTAGGGGTGTTGAGTCTGGATGTCAAGGCCCAGGGGCCACCAGAGAGCCTGGTGAAGGGCCTGGGGCAGAAGGCCTTGTGAGTCGGAGGCTTCGGGCCTATGCCCGGCGTTACTCCTGGGCTGGGATGGGGCGGGTGAGGCGGGCAGCTCAGGGCAGCAGCAGCCTTAGTGGAGGGCCAGGGATCCAACGCCCAGCTCTGCTCTTTTTGCCCGACCTTCCTTCTGCTCCATTTGTGCCCCGGGATGCTCAGCGACATGATGTGGAACTCCTAGAGAGCAGTTTCCCTGCCATCCTTCGGGACTTTGGAACTGTGAGCTGGGATTTCTCAGGGACATCTTCTCCACCTCGGGGATGGTCTCCTCCTTTGGCCCCTGGGTGCCATCAGTTCCTACTCTACAGAGCTGGTCGGTGCCAGCCAAATAACTGTCGACGTTGCCCAGGGGCATATCGGGCTCTTAGAGGGCTGAGAAGTTTTGTGAGTGCCAATTCTTTTGGCAATGCTGGGTTTTCTGTTCTACTGCCTGGAGCCAGACTTGAGGGGCGCTGTGGACCCACCAATGCTCGGGTTCGTTGTCACCTAG GGCTGAAGATTCCCCCTGGCTGTGAGTTAGTTGTTGGGGGTGAACCCCAGTGCTGGTCTGAGGGACATTGCCTACTTGTGGATGATTCTTTCCTGCACACGGCAGCTCATAATG GCTCTGCAGAAGATGGACCTCGGGTAGTCTTCATTGTTGACCTTTGGCATCCCAATGTAGCAGGGGCAGAGCGACAAgctcttgattttgtttttgcacCTGACCCATGA
- the SEZ6L2 gene encoding seizure 6-like protein 2 isoform X2 has product MGTPRTGLLSPPLLLLLFSCPWTCGVPLKEEETLAGGSSESPTISPAALADLIHGALLRRGPEMGDIPGSLLVPTIAADPEDQTLAPPSPPWATEPGTGPLTTAVTPKGARGAGPTAPELLTPPPGTTAPPPPGPASPGPPLGSEGGEEETTTTLITTTTVTTVTSPVLCNNNVSEGEGYVESPEFGRSAAPTLGPLDCTYSISVYPGYGIEIQVQSLNLSREEGLLVLAVGGAPAPTPQLLANASLLGEGQVLRSPTNRLLLHFRSPRTPRGGGFRIRYQAYLLSCGFPPRPPHGDVSVTDLHPGGIATFHCDSGYQLQGEETLVCLNATRPAWSGEPPTCLAACGGSIHNATLGRIVSPEPGGAVGPNLTCRWVIEAAEGRRLHLHFERVSLDEDNDRLVVRSGGGPLSPLIYDSDMDDVPERGLISDAQSLYVELLSETPANPLLLSLRYEAFEEDRCFAPFLAHGNVTSTDPQFRPGALATFSCLPGYALEPPGPPSAIECIDPSDPHWNDTEPACKAMCGGELSESAGVVLSPDWPQSYSPGQDCIWGLHVQEEKRILLQVEILNVRGGDMLTLFDGDSPSARVLAQLRGPQPRRRLLSSGPDLTLQFQAPAGPPNPGLGQGFVLHFKEVPRNDTCPELPPPEWGWRTASHGDLIRGTVLTYQCEPGYELLGSDILTCQWDLSWSAAPPACQKIMTCADPGEISNGHRTASDAGFPIGSHIQYRCLPGYSLEGAAVLTCYNRDTGTPKWSDRVPKCVLKYEPCLNPGVPENGYQTLYKHHYQAGESLRFFCYEGFELIGEVTITCLPGHPSQWTSQPPLCKVAYEELLDDRKLEVTQTTDPSRQMEGGNLALAILLPLGLVILLIGGVYLYYTKLQGKSLFGFSGSHSYSPITVESDFSNPLYEAGDTREYEVSI; this is encoded by the exons ATGGGGACCCCCAGAACCGGGCTCCTGTCcccgccgctgctgctgctgctgttcagCTGCCCCTGGACTTGCG GTGTGCCCCTAAAAGAGGAGGAGACCCTGGCTGGGGGAAGCAGTGAGTCTCCCACAATTTCACCAGCTGCACTAGCTGACCTGATACATGGAGCCCTACTAAGGAGGGGGCCAGAGATGGGGGACATCCCTG GATCCCTTCTGGTCCCCACAATAGCTGCTGATCCAGAAGACCAGACCCTTGCCCCACCTTCCCCACCTTGGGCCACAGAACCAGGGACAGGACCCCTGACAACAGCTGTGACTCCCAAGGGAGCAAGGGGGGCTGGGCCTACTGCACCTGAGCTACTGACCCCACCTCCTGGAACCACAGCCCCACCCCCACCAGGTCCTGCCTCTCCAGGCCCACCTCTTGGGtctgagggaggggaggaagagaccACAACCACCCTCATTACCACAACTACAGTCACTACAGTCACAAGTCCAG ttttatgTAACAACAACGTCTCAGAGGGTGAAGGTTATGTGGAATCACCAGAGTTTGGGCGTTCAGCTGCTCCCACTCTTGGGCCCCTTGACTGCACATACAGCATCTCTGTCTATCCTGGCTATGGCATTGAAATTCAG GTTCAGTCTCTCAACTTGTCCAGAGAAGAGGGACTGCTTGTATTGGCAGTGGGTGGTGCACCAGCCCCAACACCCCAGCTCCTGGCCAATGCCTCCCTACTAGGGGAGGGTCAAGTCCTTCGAAGCCCAACTAATAGGCTGCTCCTGCATTTCCGGAGCCCTCGGACTCCTCGAGGTGGTGGCTTCAGGATCCGCTACCAGG CCTACCTCCTGAGCTGTGGCTTCCCACCCCGACCACCCCACGGAGATGTGAGTGTGACAGACCTGCATCCCGGAGGCATTGCAACCTTCCACTGTGACTCAGGCTACCAGTTGCAAGGGGAAGAGACCCTTGTCTGCCTGAATGCTACTCGACCAGCCTGGAGTGGGGAGCCTCCTACCTGCCTTG CTGCCTGTGGAGGCTCCATCCACAATGCTACTCTAGGCCGGATTGTCTCCCCTGAACCGGGAGGGGCTGTAGGGCCCAACCTAACCTGCCGATGGGTCATTGAGGCAGCTGAAGGACGGAGACTGCACCTGCACTTTGAAAGAGTCTCACTGGATGAGGACAATGATAG ACTGGTGGTCCGATCTGGGGGTGGTCCCCTTTCCCCACTGATCTATGACTCAGACATGGATGATGTCCCAGAGAGAGGCCTGATCAGCGATGCCCAATCCCTCTACGTGGAACTGCTTTCTGAAACGCCAGCCAACCCCTTGCTACTAAGTCTCCGATATGAGG CCTTTGAGGAGGATCGATGCTTTGCTCCATTCCTGGCTCATGGCAATGTCACTTCCACCGATCCCCAGTTCCGTCCTGGAGCATTGGCTACATTTTCCTGCCTCCCAGGATATGCCCTGGAACCTCCTGGGCCCCCCAGTGCCATTGAATGTATTGACCCCTCTGATCCCCACTGGAATGACACTGAGCCAGCCTGCAAAG CTATGTGTGGGGGAGAGCTGTCCGAATCTGCTGGTGTGGTCCTTTCTCCAGACTGGCCCCAGAGTTACAGCCCTGGGCAGGACTGTATATGGGGCCTTCACGTCCAGGAAGAAAAACGGATCTTGCTCCAGGTTGAAAT CCTGAATGTTAGAGGAGGGGACATGTTGACCCTGTTCGATGGAGATAGTCCCAGTGCCCGGGTCCTAGCCCAGCTTCGAGGGCCCCAGCCTCGTCGCCGACTTCTCTCCTCTGGCCCGGACCTCACCTTGCAGTTCCAGGCACCAGCTGGACCCCCTAACCCTGGTCTGGGTCAGGGCTTCGTGTTACATTTCAAAG AGGTTCCTCGGAATGATACATGCCCAGAATTGCCCCCGCCAGAGTGGGGCTGGAGGACAGCATCCCATGGTGACTTGATCAGGGGTACTGTGCTTACTTATCAATGTGAACCCGGCTATGAATTACTTGGCTCTGACATCCTCACCTGTCAATGGGACCTGTCTTGGAGTGCTGCACCCCCAGCCTGCCAGAAAA TCATGACCTGTGCAGACCCTGGAGAGATTAGTAATGGGCACCGGACAGCTTCTGATGCTGGCTTCCCCATTGGCTCTCACATTCAGTACCGATGTCTGCCTGGCTATAGTCTCGAGGGGGCAGCTGTCCTCACCTGCTACAATCGGGACACAGGCACCCCCAAGTGGAGCGACCGTGTCCCCAAGTGTGTCC TGAAGTATGAGCCATGCCTGAACCCAGGTGTCCCTGAGAATGGCTACCAGACACTTTACAAACATCACTACCAGGCTGGGGAGTCTCTCCGATTCTTTTGCTATGAGGGCTTTGAGCTTATTGGCGAGGTCACCATCACCTGCCTCCCAGGACACCCCTCTCAGTGGACCAGCCAGCCCCCACTTTGCAAAG TGGCCTATGAGGAGCTACTGGACGACAGAAAACTGGAAG TTACCCAGACCACAGACCCTTCTCGACAAATGGAAGGTGGAAATCTAGCCCTGGCCATCCTTCTGCCTCTAGGCCTTGTCATCTTACTCATTGGAGGTGTTTATCTCTACTACACCAA GCTACAAGGAAAATCTCTATTTGGCTTTTCTGGATCTCACTCCTATAGCCCTATCACTGTAGAGTCTGATTTTAGCAACCCACTCTATGAAGCTGGG GATACAAGAGAGTATGAAGTCTCCATCTAA
- the SEZ6L2 gene encoding seizure 6-like protein 2 isoform X3, whose product MGTPRTGLLSPPLLLLLFSCPWTCGVPLKEEETLAGGSSESPTISPAALADLIHGALLRRGPEMGDIPGSLLVPTIAADPEDQTLAPPSPPWATEPGTGPLTTAVTPKGARGAGPTAPELLTPPPGTTAPPPPGPASPGPPLGSEGGEEETTTTLITTTTVTTVTSPVLCNNNVSEGEGYVESPEFGRSAAPTLGPLDCTYSISVYPGYGIEIQVQSLNLSREEGLLVLAVGGAPAPTPQLLANASLLGEGQVLRSPTNRLLLHFRSPRTPRGGGFRIRYQAYLLSCGFPPRPPHGDVSVTDLHPGGIATFHCDSGYQLQGEETLVCLNATRPAWSGEPPTCLAACGGSIHNATLGRIVSPEPGGAVGPNLTCRWVIEAAEGRRLHLHFERVSLDEDNDRLVVRSGGGPLSPLIYDSDMDDVPERGLISDAQSLYVELLSETPANPLLLSLRYEAFEEDRCFAPFLAHGNVTSTDPQFRPGALATFSCLPGYALEPPGPPSAIECIDPSDPHWNDTEPACKAMCGGELSESAGVVLSPDWPQSYSPGQDCIWGLHVQEEKRILLQVEILNVRGGDMLTLFDGDSPSARVLAQLRGPQPRRRLLSSGPDLTLQFQAPAGPPNPGLGQGFVLHFKEVPRNDTCPELPPPEWGWRTASHGDLIRGTVLTYQCEPGYELLGSDILTCQWDLSWSAAPPACQKIMTCADPGEISNGHRTASDAGFPIGSHIQYRCLPGYSLEGAAVLTCYNRDTGTPKWSDRVPKCVLKYEPCLNPGVPENGYQTLYKHHYQAGESLRFFCYEGFELIGEVTITCLPGHPSQWTSQPPLCKVTQTTDPSRQMEGGNLALAILLPLGLVILLIGGVYLYYTKLQGKSLFGFSGSHSYSPITVESDFSNPLYEAGDTREYEVSI is encoded by the exons ATGGGGACCCCCAGAACCGGGCTCCTGTCcccgccgctgctgctgctgctgttcagCTGCCCCTGGACTTGCG GTGTGCCCCTAAAAGAGGAGGAGACCCTGGCTGGGGGAAGCAGTGAGTCTCCCACAATTTCACCAGCTGCACTAGCTGACCTGATACATGGAGCCCTACTAAGGAGGGGGCCAGAGATGGGGGACATCCCTG GATCCCTTCTGGTCCCCACAATAGCTGCTGATCCAGAAGACCAGACCCTTGCCCCACCTTCCCCACCTTGGGCCACAGAACCAGGGACAGGACCCCTGACAACAGCTGTGACTCCCAAGGGAGCAAGGGGGGCTGGGCCTACTGCACCTGAGCTACTGACCCCACCTCCTGGAACCACAGCCCCACCCCCACCAGGTCCTGCCTCTCCAGGCCCACCTCTTGGGtctgagggaggggaggaagagaccACAACCACCCTCATTACCACAACTACAGTCACTACAGTCACAAGTCCAG ttttatgTAACAACAACGTCTCAGAGGGTGAAGGTTATGTGGAATCACCAGAGTTTGGGCGTTCAGCTGCTCCCACTCTTGGGCCCCTTGACTGCACATACAGCATCTCTGTCTATCCTGGCTATGGCATTGAAATTCAG GTTCAGTCTCTCAACTTGTCCAGAGAAGAGGGACTGCTTGTATTGGCAGTGGGTGGTGCACCAGCCCCAACACCCCAGCTCCTGGCCAATGCCTCCCTACTAGGGGAGGGTCAAGTCCTTCGAAGCCCAACTAATAGGCTGCTCCTGCATTTCCGGAGCCCTCGGACTCCTCGAGGTGGTGGCTTCAGGATCCGCTACCAGG CCTACCTCCTGAGCTGTGGCTTCCCACCCCGACCACCCCACGGAGATGTGAGTGTGACAGACCTGCATCCCGGAGGCATTGCAACCTTCCACTGTGACTCAGGCTACCAGTTGCAAGGGGAAGAGACCCTTGTCTGCCTGAATGCTACTCGACCAGCCTGGAGTGGGGAGCCTCCTACCTGCCTTG CTGCCTGTGGAGGCTCCATCCACAATGCTACTCTAGGCCGGATTGTCTCCCCTGAACCGGGAGGGGCTGTAGGGCCCAACCTAACCTGCCGATGGGTCATTGAGGCAGCTGAAGGACGGAGACTGCACCTGCACTTTGAAAGAGTCTCACTGGATGAGGACAATGATAG ACTGGTGGTCCGATCTGGGGGTGGTCCCCTTTCCCCACTGATCTATGACTCAGACATGGATGATGTCCCAGAGAGAGGCCTGATCAGCGATGCCCAATCCCTCTACGTGGAACTGCTTTCTGAAACGCCAGCCAACCCCTTGCTACTAAGTCTCCGATATGAGG CCTTTGAGGAGGATCGATGCTTTGCTCCATTCCTGGCTCATGGCAATGTCACTTCCACCGATCCCCAGTTCCGTCCTGGAGCATTGGCTACATTTTCCTGCCTCCCAGGATATGCCCTGGAACCTCCTGGGCCCCCCAGTGCCATTGAATGTATTGACCCCTCTGATCCCCACTGGAATGACACTGAGCCAGCCTGCAAAG CTATGTGTGGGGGAGAGCTGTCCGAATCTGCTGGTGTGGTCCTTTCTCCAGACTGGCCCCAGAGTTACAGCCCTGGGCAGGACTGTATATGGGGCCTTCACGTCCAGGAAGAAAAACGGATCTTGCTCCAGGTTGAAAT CCTGAATGTTAGAGGAGGGGACATGTTGACCCTGTTCGATGGAGATAGTCCCAGTGCCCGGGTCCTAGCCCAGCTTCGAGGGCCCCAGCCTCGTCGCCGACTTCTCTCCTCTGGCCCGGACCTCACCTTGCAGTTCCAGGCACCAGCTGGACCCCCTAACCCTGGTCTGGGTCAGGGCTTCGTGTTACATTTCAAAG AGGTTCCTCGGAATGATACATGCCCAGAATTGCCCCCGCCAGAGTGGGGCTGGAGGACAGCATCCCATGGTGACTTGATCAGGGGTACTGTGCTTACTTATCAATGTGAACCCGGCTATGAATTACTTGGCTCTGACATCCTCACCTGTCAATGGGACCTGTCTTGGAGTGCTGCACCCCCAGCCTGCCAGAAAA TCATGACCTGTGCAGACCCTGGAGAGATTAGTAATGGGCACCGGACAGCTTCTGATGCTGGCTTCCCCATTGGCTCTCACATTCAGTACCGATGTCTGCCTGGCTATAGTCTCGAGGGGGCAGCTGTCCTCACCTGCTACAATCGGGACACAGGCACCCCCAAGTGGAGCGACCGTGTCCCCAAGTGTGTCC TGAAGTATGAGCCATGCCTGAACCCAGGTGTCCCTGAGAATGGCTACCAGACACTTTACAAACATCACTACCAGGCTGGGGAGTCTCTCCGATTCTTTTGCTATGAGGGCTTTGAGCTTATTGGCGAGGTCACCATCACCTGCCTCCCAGGACACCCCTCTCAGTGGACCAGCCAGCCCCCACTTTGCAAAG TTACCCAGACCACAGACCCTTCTCGACAAATGGAAGGTGGAAATCTAGCCCTGGCCATCCTTCTGCCTCTAGGCCTTGTCATCTTACTCATTGGAGGTGTTTATCTCTACTACACCAA GCTACAAGGAAAATCTCTATTTGGCTTTTCTGGATCTCACTCCTATAGCCCTATCACTGTAGAGTCTGATTTTAGCAACCCACTCTATGAAGCTGGG GATACAAGAGAGTATGAAGTCTCCATCTAA
- the SEZ6L2 gene encoding seizure 6-like protein 2 isoform X1, with protein sequence MGTPRTGLLSPPLLLLLFSCPWTCGVPLKEEETLAGGSSESPTISPAALADLIHGALLRRGPEMGDIPGSLLVPTIAADPEDQTLAPPSPPWATEPGTGPLTTAVTPKGARGAGPTAPELLTPPPGTTAPPPPGPASPGPPLGSEGGEEETTTTLITTTTVTTVTSPVLCNNNVSEGEGYVESPEFGRSAAPTLGPLDCTYSISVYPGYGIEIQVQSLNLSREEGLLVLAVGGAPAPTPQLLANASLLGEGQVLRSPTNRLLLHFRSPRTPRGGGFRIRYQAYLLSCGFPPRPPHGDVSVTDLHPGGIATFHCDSGYQLQGEETLVCLNATRPAWSGEPPTCLAACGGSIHNATLGRIVSPEPGGAVGPNLTCRWVIEAAEGRRLHLHFERVSLDEDNDRLVVRSGGGPLSPLIYDSDMDDVPERGLISDAQSLYVELLSETPANPLLLSLRYEAFEEDRCFAPFLAHGNVTSTDPQFRPGALATFSCLPGYALEPPGPPSAIECIDPSDPHWNDTEPACKAMCGGELSESAGVVLSPDWPQSYSPGQDCIWGLHVQEEKRILLQVEILNVRGGDMLTLFDGDSPSARVLAQLRGPQPRRRLLSSGPDLTLQFQAPAGPPNPGLGQGFVLHFKEVPRNDTCPELPPPEWGWRTASHGDLIRGTVLTYQCEPGYELLGSDILTCQWDLSWSAAPPACQKIMTCADPGEISNGHRTASDAGFPIGSHIQYRCLPGYSLEGAAVLTCYNRDTGTPKWSDRVPKCVLKYEPCLNPGVPENGYQTLYKHHYQAGESLRFFCYEGFELIGEVTITCLPGHPSQWTSQPPLCKVAYEELLDDRKLEVTQTTDPSRQMEGGNLALAILLPLGLVILLIGGVYLYYTKLQGKSLFGFSGSHSYSPITVESDFSNPLYEAGVSSNLAPVLLPGFCPHEPP encoded by the exons ATGGGGACCCCCAGAACCGGGCTCCTGTCcccgccgctgctgctgctgctgttcagCTGCCCCTGGACTTGCG GTGTGCCCCTAAAAGAGGAGGAGACCCTGGCTGGGGGAAGCAGTGAGTCTCCCACAATTTCACCAGCTGCACTAGCTGACCTGATACATGGAGCCCTACTAAGGAGGGGGCCAGAGATGGGGGACATCCCTG GATCCCTTCTGGTCCCCACAATAGCTGCTGATCCAGAAGACCAGACCCTTGCCCCACCTTCCCCACCTTGGGCCACAGAACCAGGGACAGGACCCCTGACAACAGCTGTGACTCCCAAGGGAGCAAGGGGGGCTGGGCCTACTGCACCTGAGCTACTGACCCCACCTCCTGGAACCACAGCCCCACCCCCACCAGGTCCTGCCTCTCCAGGCCCACCTCTTGGGtctgagggaggggaggaagagaccACAACCACCCTCATTACCACAACTACAGTCACTACAGTCACAAGTCCAG ttttatgTAACAACAACGTCTCAGAGGGTGAAGGTTATGTGGAATCACCAGAGTTTGGGCGTTCAGCTGCTCCCACTCTTGGGCCCCTTGACTGCACATACAGCATCTCTGTCTATCCTGGCTATGGCATTGAAATTCAG GTTCAGTCTCTCAACTTGTCCAGAGAAGAGGGACTGCTTGTATTGGCAGTGGGTGGTGCACCAGCCCCAACACCCCAGCTCCTGGCCAATGCCTCCCTACTAGGGGAGGGTCAAGTCCTTCGAAGCCCAACTAATAGGCTGCTCCTGCATTTCCGGAGCCCTCGGACTCCTCGAGGTGGTGGCTTCAGGATCCGCTACCAGG CCTACCTCCTGAGCTGTGGCTTCCCACCCCGACCACCCCACGGAGATGTGAGTGTGACAGACCTGCATCCCGGAGGCATTGCAACCTTCCACTGTGACTCAGGCTACCAGTTGCAAGGGGAAGAGACCCTTGTCTGCCTGAATGCTACTCGACCAGCCTGGAGTGGGGAGCCTCCTACCTGCCTTG CTGCCTGTGGAGGCTCCATCCACAATGCTACTCTAGGCCGGATTGTCTCCCCTGAACCGGGAGGGGCTGTAGGGCCCAACCTAACCTGCCGATGGGTCATTGAGGCAGCTGAAGGACGGAGACTGCACCTGCACTTTGAAAGAGTCTCACTGGATGAGGACAATGATAG ACTGGTGGTCCGATCTGGGGGTGGTCCCCTTTCCCCACTGATCTATGACTCAGACATGGATGATGTCCCAGAGAGAGGCCTGATCAGCGATGCCCAATCCCTCTACGTGGAACTGCTTTCTGAAACGCCAGCCAACCCCTTGCTACTAAGTCTCCGATATGAGG CCTTTGAGGAGGATCGATGCTTTGCTCCATTCCTGGCTCATGGCAATGTCACTTCCACCGATCCCCAGTTCCGTCCTGGAGCATTGGCTACATTTTCCTGCCTCCCAGGATATGCCCTGGAACCTCCTGGGCCCCCCAGTGCCATTGAATGTATTGACCCCTCTGATCCCCACTGGAATGACACTGAGCCAGCCTGCAAAG CTATGTGTGGGGGAGAGCTGTCCGAATCTGCTGGTGTGGTCCTTTCTCCAGACTGGCCCCAGAGTTACAGCCCTGGGCAGGACTGTATATGGGGCCTTCACGTCCAGGAAGAAAAACGGATCTTGCTCCAGGTTGAAAT CCTGAATGTTAGAGGAGGGGACATGTTGACCCTGTTCGATGGAGATAGTCCCAGTGCCCGGGTCCTAGCCCAGCTTCGAGGGCCCCAGCCTCGTCGCCGACTTCTCTCCTCTGGCCCGGACCTCACCTTGCAGTTCCAGGCACCAGCTGGACCCCCTAACCCTGGTCTGGGTCAGGGCTTCGTGTTACATTTCAAAG AGGTTCCTCGGAATGATACATGCCCAGAATTGCCCCCGCCAGAGTGGGGCTGGAGGACAGCATCCCATGGTGACTTGATCAGGGGTACTGTGCTTACTTATCAATGTGAACCCGGCTATGAATTACTTGGCTCTGACATCCTCACCTGTCAATGGGACCTGTCTTGGAGTGCTGCACCCCCAGCCTGCCAGAAAA TCATGACCTGTGCAGACCCTGGAGAGATTAGTAATGGGCACCGGACAGCTTCTGATGCTGGCTTCCCCATTGGCTCTCACATTCAGTACCGATGTCTGCCTGGCTATAGTCTCGAGGGGGCAGCTGTCCTCACCTGCTACAATCGGGACACAGGCACCCCCAAGTGGAGCGACCGTGTCCCCAAGTGTGTCC TGAAGTATGAGCCATGCCTGAACCCAGGTGTCCCTGAGAATGGCTACCAGACACTTTACAAACATCACTACCAGGCTGGGGAGTCTCTCCGATTCTTTTGCTATGAGGGCTTTGAGCTTATTGGCGAGGTCACCATCACCTGCCTCCCAGGACACCCCTCTCAGTGGACCAGCCAGCCCCCACTTTGCAAAG TGGCCTATGAGGAGCTACTGGACGACAGAAAACTGGAAG TTACCCAGACCACAGACCCTTCTCGACAAATGGAAGGTGGAAATCTAGCCCTGGCCATCCTTCTGCCTCTAGGCCTTGTCATCTTACTCATTGGAGGTGTTTATCTCTACTACACCAA GCTACAAGGAAAATCTCTATTTGGCTTTTCTGGATCTCACTCCTATAGCCCTATCACTGTAGAGTCTGATTTTAGCAACCCACTCTATGAAGCTGGGGTGAGTAGCAACCTTGCCCCAGTCCTGCTCCCTGGGTTTTGCCCACATGAGCCCCCTTAA